The following proteins come from a genomic window of Bactrocera tryoni isolate S06 chromosome 1, CSIRO_BtryS06_freeze2, whole genome shotgun sequence:
- the LOC120782404 gene encoding uncharacterized protein LOC120782404 encodes MGKQRLWLDYRLVLLLTGVACTFEVDQQFAIHLDVRRTLDDSMRIGKSCERKMSAMDSFLETSGKQAELNFVSVEKVENLEKRLNSCVLKHNALENTMQSLTTRSKETMNELKENALKLRSTAADLASKIERG; translated from the exons ATGGGAAAACAACGCTTGTGGCTGGACTACCGATTGGTTCTGTTACTAACTGGAGTAGCTTGCACTTTCGAAGTGGATCAGCAGTTTGCAATACATTTGGACGTTAGAAGAACTCTTGACGATTCCATGCGAATCGGGAAATCATGTGAAAGAAAGATGTCTGCTATGGATAGTTTTCTGGAAAc CAGTGGCAAGCAAGcggaattaaattttgtttctgttgaaaaagtagaaaatttggagaaaaggCTTAACTCTTGTGTTCTTAAACATAATGCTTTGGAGAATACAATGCAAAG CTTGACTACGAGATCCAAGGAAACCAtgaacgaattaaaagaaaatgctTTGAAACTGCGGTCAACGGCGGCAGATTTGGCATCCAAAATTGAACGCGGGTGA